From Drosophila suzukii chromosome 2R, CBGP_Dsuzu_IsoJpt1.0, whole genome shotgun sequence, a single genomic window includes:
- the Cyp4p2 gene encoding uncharacterized protein Cyp4p2, translated as MIWLLWTTVAISVLLHWLYKVNKEYYVLAFFARRVRAKDGRPLESIVPIPKGATLFANCFDLFGKDPVEIFSHMRQLSKRFPNSYVEYSFGLPNFHITDAHNAGNILSDPKLITKSMIYGFLQPFLRTGVLTAAENKWHTRRNMLARTFHFDILTQFQLIFIAESLKFVHQFGDQNDCIVSLPELIARFTLNSICETAMGVKLDEMAEKGDSYRESFQRVNEGFIRRLINPLFWDDCIYNLFFGQACCSVLKVIHEFFSEIIAKRRILLEEELENRRATQTADDDLCVARNKPFAMLDTLICAEKDGLIDNIGICEEADTLIAEGYHTTYIGLVFGLLTMSFHGEEQELCYQEIEEHIKDDFSNLNIGQLNKLRHLHYFLMETMRLYPSIPTIGRQTLQETELDNGLILPKGCQINIHVIDIHRNPKYWDSPEEFRPDRFLPENCQLRHPYAYIPFSAGQRNCIGQKYAMQEMKTLMVVILKQFKILPVIDPKSIVFAAAATLSFKNQIKVKLVRRKCNYDEISKARVERELRDVSRSSTESEAHRSSSIAMIWLLWLCVAIGVLVHWLYKVNKDYCIRAFFARRVHTKSGEPLDTIVPLPKGQTFFANCFDLFGKDAAGVFSHLRQLARKAGDSYLLYSFGLPNYHIIDAHNAANILNHPNLITKSAIYNFLHPFLRTGVLTATEKKWHTRRNMLARTFHLDILNQFQEIFIAESLKFVHQFEGQDECEVSLRDHIARFTLNSICETAMGIKLDEMAEKGDRYRENFHRIDEGFTRRISNPLYWDDCVYKLFATRDYASALKVVHEFSSEIIAKRRVLLEEELEYRRATQTADDDICVARKKRFAMLDTLICAEKDGLIDDIGIGEEVDTLMAEGYDTTSIGLVFALLNMSLYAEHQELCFKEIQEHINDDLSNLNHGQLNKLSHLNNFLKETMRLYPSIPIMGRQATQETELDNGLILPKSCQINIHVFDIHRNSKYWDFPEEFRPERFLPENCQKRHPYAYIPFSGGQRNCIGQKYAMQEMKTLLVVVLKQFKILPVIDPKSIVFQTGLTLRFKNKIKVKLVRRNRV; from the exons ATGATTTGGCTTTTATGGACTACAGTGGCCATAAGCGTGCTCTTGCACTGGCTCTACAAGGTAAACAAAGAATACTATGTTCTGGCCTTCTTCGCAAGAAGAGTTCGTGCCAAGGATGGAAGACCTCTGGAGAGCATAGTTCCCATACCGAAGGGTGCTACTTTGTTTGCCAACTGCTTTGATTTATTTGGAAAAGACCCAG TTGAAATTTTCAGCCACATGCGCCAGTTATCAAAGAGGTTTCCGAACAGTTATGTTGAATATAGCTTTGGTTTGCCCAACTTTCATATTACCGATGCACATAATGCAGGGAATATACTAAGCGATCCTAAACTGATTACCAAGAGCATGATATACGGATTTCTGCAACCATTCTTAAGGACTGGAGTTCTGACAGCGGCCG AAAATAAATGGCACACGCGGCGAAATATGCTCGCAAGAACCTttcattttgatatattaACTCAGTTTCAACTGATCTTCAT AGCCGAGAGCTTGAAGTTCGTTCATCAGTTCGGAGATCAAAATGACTGCATTGTGTCTCTGCCAGAACTTATAGCCAGATTCACCTTGAACAGTATATGCG aaactgCGATGGGCGTTAAGCTAGATGAAATGGCAGAGAAGGGCGATTCTTATAGAGAAAGCTTCCAAAGAGTGAACGAAGGGTTTATTAGGCGATTGATTAACCCACTCTTTTGGGACGATTGCATATACAACTTGTTTTTTGGGCAGGCTTGTTGCTCGGTCCTAAAAGTGATCCATGAGTTTTTCAGCGAAATAATAGCCAAACGAAGAATTCTTTTGGAGGAAGAGCTGGAAAATAGACGTGCCACCCAAACGGCTGACGATGATTT ATGCGTAGCTAGGAATAAACCCTTTGCCATGCTGGATACTTTAATTTGCGCTGAGAAAGATGGCCTGATTGACAATATTGGCATTTGTGAGGAGGCGGACACTCTGATAGCTGAAGGTTATCATACAACATATATTGGTCTAGTCTTTGGCCTATTGACTATGTCCTTTCATGGTGAAGAGCAGGAACTCTGTTACCAGGAGATCGAGGAACACATTAAAG ACGACTTTAGCAACCTGAACATTGGTCAATTAAATAAACTAAGGCACCTCCACTATTTCTTGATGGAGACCATGCGACTTTATCCCTCTATTCCTACGATTGGGAGACAGACATTGCAGGAAACGGAGCTAGATAATGGTTTAATTCTGCCCAAGGGTTGTCAGATTAACATACACGTTATTGACATTCATCGCAATCCCAAGTACTGGGATTCCCCTGAAGAATTTCGCCCGGATAGGTTTCTGCCCGAGAATTGCCAGCTACGGCATCCCTACGCCTACATTCCATTTAGTGCTGGACAAAGAAACTGCATCG GCCAGAAGTATGCCATGCAGGAGATGAAAACCCTTATGGTGGTCATCCTCAAGCAGTTCAAGATCCTGCCAGTTATCGATCCCAAGTCCATTGTCTTTGCAGCGGCAGCAACCTTGAGCttcaaaaaccaaataaaagtCAAGCTTGTGAGGCGGAAATGTAATTATGATGAAATATCA AAAGCTCGAGTGGAACGAGAGTTGAGAGACGTAAGTCGAAGCAGTACTGAGAGTGAGGCCCACCGATCCAGTTCGATAGCGATGATTTGGCTTCTGTGGCTCTGCGTCGCCATAGGTGTGCTCGTCCACTGGCTCTATAAGGTAAACAAAGACTACTGTATCCGTGCCTTTTTCGCCAGGAGAGTTCATACGAAAAGTGGAGAGCCCCTGGATACCATAGTTCCCTTGCCCAAGGGACAAACTTTCTTCGCCAACTGCTTTGATCTTTTTGGAAAAGACGCTG CTGGGGTTTTTAGTCACTTGCGTCAGTTGGCGAGGAAAGCCGGGGATAGTTATCTGCTATATAGCTTCGGATTGCCCAACTACCACATTATAGATGCCCATAATGCGGCTAATATACTGAACCATCCGAATTTAATAACAAAGAGTGCGATATATAATTTTCTACATCCATTTCTGAGAACTGGCGTCTTGACAGCGACAG AAAAGAAATGGCATACGCGACGAAACATGCTAGCTAGGACCTTTCACTTGGATATATTGAACCAGTTCCAAGAGATCTTTAT AGCGGAGAGCTTGAAGTTTGTTCACCAGTTCGAAGGTCAAGATGAGTGTGAGGTATCTTTGAGAGACCATATAGCAAGATTCACCTTGAACAGCATTTGTG AAACTGCCATGGGAATTAAGCTGGATGAAATGGCGGAAAAGGGCGATCGCTACAGAGAGAACTTCCACCGAATCGACGAGGGTTTTACGAGGCGAATAAGTAATCCGCTCTATTGGGACGATTGCGTTTACAAACTGTTTGCAACCCGTGATTATGCCTCGGCTTTGAAAGTGGTCCATGAATTTTCCAGTGAAATCATCGCAAAACGCAGAGTTCTTCTGGAAGAGGAGCTTGAGTACAGACGAGCCACCCAAACGGCTGACGATGATAT ATGCGTCGCGAGAAAGAAACGATTCGCTATGCTGGACACCTTGATTTGCGCTGAGAAAGATGGTCTGATTGACGATATTGGTATTGGCGAGGAGGTCGACACTCTGATGGCTGAAGGTTACGATACCACATCTATTGGTCTAGTCTTTGCCCTATTGAATATGTCCCTTTACGCTGAACACCAGGAACTGTGCTTCAAAGAAATCCAGGAGCACATTAATG ACGACCTAAGCAACCTGAACCATGGCCAACTAAATAAACTAAGCCATCTGAACAACTTCCTAAAGGAAACCATGCGTCTTTATCCCTCTATTCCCATCATGGGTCGTCAGGCAACCCAGGAAACGGAGCTAGACAACGGTCTAATTCTTCCGAAAAGTTGCCAGATAAACATACATGTCTTTGACATTCATCGCAATTCCAAGTACTGGGACTTCCCCGAAGAATTCCGTCCAGAGAGATTCTTGCCCGAGAATTGTCAGAAAAGGCATCCCTACGCCTACATTCCATTCAGTGGTGGACAAAGAAACTGCATAG GTCAAAAGTATGCCATGCAGGAGATGAAAACCCTGTTGGTAGTTGTTCTCAAGCAGTTCAAGATTCTGCCCGTTATCGATCCCAAGAGCATTGTCTTCCAAACGGGCTTAACCCTGCGcttcaaaaacaaaataaaagtcaagCTTGTGAGGCGGAATCGCGTCTAG
- the hig gene encoding locomotion-related protein Hikaru genki isoform X2 encodes MWSRQRMRHKPLWALISLTVLLLVLDKSNANTEPVETSTTSEPDASPGCRAPDVRFTIVKPEATTEQPLAKFETTQVYLPEDFTTADVEFVDSVPRHPNENHAAVINPYSLDLGDDHLHVGDAAASLIGDDDLGDDDEDPHGDPEDKRLNANRKQGKRRRAGSGRRRRIENENGQTGRGRGSRYKRHAILHDTEASPETDRWAGSKLAAEGDVYYVHIADILKSREPNRELKSKLHKLKMKARLNKCLAEGGKEKCTKLLKKKPKKKVLEEGKSLKKDQAKKKVFEEGKTTITKEEEQELDHPETTGHHRRRGDSHAAELDQRDRSPRWRRRRSTESKGDLGQLPAEQQPQLDEEELQQYGNQSSSARVALLWQRVKRKSGKTTGALSRPKGGGDSSSKTTSRKDKGIYDEEAGYTPVHPDDAEFDEEEEEDEEVDILQQFTEVSEIRFPGEIGPMGDRRLCKIRCVKGKWVGPLCATNEEDDNGNVKFQPLYKSCHVNRIPSHLLLSYRNISVNVGWDLPHGHSLQARCQELGIYKLLGESRVLCSNGLWAPRMPSCVPTTVLTNYSEDSAPSIRIKVFNGSHSFEPSGVMAVPPHSTVLMDCMYPRVRGTPEWSWTSWYMQYSTGWSPSQEEKAVRYRLSIKNIENNDSGTFTCTSPRGLTNSIAVVVATSTCPQLTEPLAPLKLRLEGNKLGQRAHYECPDGFWLDGARNATCLASGNWSSPTPTCHAIQCPRLELDDPHLSLIELNTSAWGRAVFKCQWGFKLTGPAQLDCEPSGVWSGPVPRCKVIQCVMPVAPLNGRIGGTSLSQRRLTVGALVTFSCNDGHSLVGESSIICTENGQWSHSPPFCKSQCPYPGDPPNGLIAPLKFNYDAGDYLSVQCRPGFVQSYEGPPERPKCQPDGRWSGPMPKCKSYEEV; translated from the exons ATGTGGAGCAGGCAGCGAATGCGCCACAAGCCGCTCTGGGCCCTCATATCCTTGACCGTTTTGCTGCTGGTCCTGGACAAAAGCAATGCCAACACGGAGCCCGTGGAGACCAGCACCACATCCGAGCCAG ATGCCTCGCCGGGCTGTCGGGCGCCGGATGTGCGCTTCACGATTGTCAAGCCGGAAGCAACGACGGAGCAGCCGCTGGCCAAATTCGAGACCACGCAGGTCTACCTGCCGGAGGACTTCACCACGGCGGATGTGGAGTTCGTGGACTCGGTGCCCCGTCACCCCAACGAGAACCATGCGGCCGTAATCAATCCGTATTCCCTGGACCTGGGCGACGACCATTTGCATGTGGGCGATGCGGCGGCCAGTTTGATTGGCGACGATGATCTGGGTGACGACGATGAGGATCCCCACGGGGACCCAGAGGATAAGcgtttgaatgccaatcgaaAGCAGGGCAAAAGACGTCGCGCTGGTTCGGGCCGTCGGCGTAGAATCGAGAATGAGAATGGCCAGACGggcagggggcgtggcagtcgCTATAAGCGCCATGCCATCCTCCATGATACGGAAGCCTCCCCGGAAACGGACCGCTGGGCGGGCAGCAAACTGGCTGCTGAGGGGGATGTCTACTATGTCCATATAGCCGACATCCTCAAGAGTCGTGAACCGAATCGGGAACTTAAATCGAAACTGCACAAGCTCAAGATGAAGGCTAGGTTGAATAAGTGCCTGGCGGAGGGAGGCAAGGAGAAGTGCACCAAGCTGCTCAAGAAGAAGCCAAAGAAGAAGGTCCTCGAGGAGGGCAAATCCCTGAAGAAGGATCaagccaagaagaaggtcttTGAGGAAGGAAAGACCACTATTACcaaggaggaggagcaggaacTTGACCATCCGGAGACCACTGGACATCACCGCCGACGCGGCGACAGTCACGCTGCAGAGCTCGACCAGCGTGACCGGAGCCCGCGTTGGCGTCGCCGTCGCAGCACCGAGTCCAAGGGCGATCTCGGCCAGCTGCCAGCGGAGCAGCAGCCCCAGTTGGACGAGGAGGAACTGCAGCAGTACGGGAATCAGTCGAGCAGTGCACGAGTGGCCCTGTTGTGGCAACGTGTTAAGCGCAAGTCCGGCAAGACCACGGGTGCACTGAGCCGTCCGAAAGGTGGTGGCGACTCCAGCTCCAAGACCACCAGCCGCAAGGACAAGG GTATCTACGACGAGGAGGCCGGCTACACGCCCGTCCATCCGGACGATGCAGAGTtcgacgaggaggaggaggaggacgaggagGTGGACATCCTGCAGCAGTTCACCGAGGTGTCCGAGATCCGGTTTCCGGGCGAGATCGGCCCCATGGGCGATCGGCGGCTGTGCAAGATCCGCTGTGTGAAGGGCAAGTGGGTGGGTCCGTTGTGCGCCACCAACGAGGAGG ACGACAATGGGAATGTGAAGTTTCAGCCGCTGTACAAAAGCTGCCACGTGAACCGGATACCGTCGCACTTGCTGCTCAGCTACCGCAACATTTCAGTG AATGTGGGATGGGATCTGCCGCACGGACACTCTCTGCAGGCTCGTTGCCAGGAACTGGGAATCTACAAGCTGCTGGGAGAGTCGAGGGTCCTCTGCTCCAATGGACTGTGGGCCCCTCGCATGCCCAGTTGCGTTCCCACCACCGTGCTGACCAACTACTCGGAGGACAGCGCCCCCTCGATCCGCATCAAGGTCTTCAACGGCTCCCACTCCTTCGAACCCTCCGGCGTAATGGCTGTTCCGCCGCACAGCACCGTGCTCATGGACTGCATGTATCCGAGGGTTAGGGGTACGCCGGAGTGGAGCTGGACCAGCTGGTACATGCAGTATTCCACAG GATGGTCGCCGTCCCAGGAGGAGAAGGCCGTGCGCTACCGGCTGAGCATCAAGAACATCGAGAACAACGACTCCGGCACCTTCACCTGCACCTCGCCCCGCGGACTGACCAACAGCATTGCCGTCGTGGTGGCCACTTCGACGTGTCCGCAGCTGACAGAGCCGCTGGCGCCGCTCAAGCTGCGCCTGGAGGGCAACAAGCTGGGCCAGCGGGCGCACTACGAGTGCCCCGATGGCTTCTGGCTGGACGGCGCCCGGAACGCCACCTGTCTGGCCTCCGGCAATTGGTCATCGCCGACGCCGACCTGCCATGCCATCCAGTGTCCGCGTCTGGAGCTGGACGACCCGCACCTCAGCCTGATCGAGCTGAACACCTCGGCATGGGGGCGGGCGGTGTTCAAATGCCAGTGGGGCTTCAAGCTGACCGGACCGGCGCAGCTGGACTGTGAGCCGTCGGGCGTCTGGAGTGGCCCCGTTCCGCGTTGCAAAG TCATCCAGTGCGTGATGCCAGTGGCGCCGCTCAACGGACGCATCGGGGGCACCAGCCTGAGCCAGAGGCGCCTCACCGTGGGCGCCCTGGTCACGTTCAGCTGCAACGACGGGCACAGCCTGGTGGGCGAGTCGAGCATCATCTGCACGGAGAACGGACAGTGGTCGCACTCGCCGCCATTTT GCAAATCGCAGTGCCCCTATCCGGGCGATCCGCCCAACGGTCTGATAGCGCCTCTCAAGTTTAACTACGATGCCGGAGACTACCTGAGTGTCCAGTGCCGGCCAGGATTTGTCCAGAGTTACGAGGGTCCGCCCGAACGGCCCAAGTGCCAGCCGGATGGCCGGTGGTCGGGTCCGATGCCCAAGTGCAAGAGCTACGAGGAGGTGTAA
- the hig gene encoding locomotion-related protein Hikaru genki isoform X1, which translates to MWSRQRMRHKPLWALISLTVLLLVLDKSNANTEPVETSTTSEPDASPGCRAPDVRFTIVKPEATTEQPLAKFETTQVYLPEDFTTADVEFVDSVPRHPNENHAAVINPYSLDLGDDHLHVGDAAASLIGDDDLGDDDEDPHGDPEDKRLNANRKQGKRRRAGSGRRRRIENENGQTGRGRGSRYKRHAILHDTEASPETDRWAGSKLAAEGDVYYVHIADILKSREPNRELKSKLHKLKMKARLNKCLAEGGKEKCTKLLKKKPKKKVLEEGKSLKKDQAKKKVFEEGKTTITKEEEQELDHPETTGHHRRRGDSHAAELDQRDRSPRWRRRRSTESKGDLGQLPAEQQPQLDEEELQQYGNQSSSARVALLWQRVKRKSGKTTGALSRPKGGGDSSSKTTSRKDKGIYDEEAGYTPVHPDDAEFDEEEEEDEEVDILQQFTEVSEIRFPGEIGPMGDRRLCKIRCVKGKWVGPLCATNEEDDNGNVKFQPLYKSCHVNRIPSHLLLSYRNISVTPIPPNRGWRKTRLSKSTLLSNTEINVGWDLPHGHSLQARCQELGIYKLLGESRVLCSNGLWAPRMPSCVPTTVLTNYSEDSAPSIRIKVFNGSHSFEPSGVMAVPPHSTVLMDCMYPRVRGTPEWSWTSWYMQYSTGWSPSQEEKAVRYRLSIKNIENNDSGTFTCTSPRGLTNSIAVVVATSTCPQLTEPLAPLKLRLEGNKLGQRAHYECPDGFWLDGARNATCLASGNWSSPTPTCHAIQCPRLELDDPHLSLIELNTSAWGRAVFKCQWGFKLTGPAQLDCEPSGVWSGPVPRCKVIQCVMPVAPLNGRIGGTSLSQRRLTVGALVTFSCNDGHSLVGESSIICTENGQWSHSPPFCKSQCPYPGDPPNGLIAPLKFNYDAGDYLSVQCRPGFVQSYEGPPERPKCQPDGRWSGPMPKCKSYEEV; encoded by the exons ATGTGGAGCAGGCAGCGAATGCGCCACAAGCCGCTCTGGGCCCTCATATCCTTGACCGTTTTGCTGCTGGTCCTGGACAAAAGCAATGCCAACACGGAGCCCGTGGAGACCAGCACCACATCCGAGCCAG ATGCCTCGCCGGGCTGTCGGGCGCCGGATGTGCGCTTCACGATTGTCAAGCCGGAAGCAACGACGGAGCAGCCGCTGGCCAAATTCGAGACCACGCAGGTCTACCTGCCGGAGGACTTCACCACGGCGGATGTGGAGTTCGTGGACTCGGTGCCCCGTCACCCCAACGAGAACCATGCGGCCGTAATCAATCCGTATTCCCTGGACCTGGGCGACGACCATTTGCATGTGGGCGATGCGGCGGCCAGTTTGATTGGCGACGATGATCTGGGTGACGACGATGAGGATCCCCACGGGGACCCAGAGGATAAGcgtttgaatgccaatcgaaAGCAGGGCAAAAGACGTCGCGCTGGTTCGGGCCGTCGGCGTAGAATCGAGAATGAGAATGGCCAGACGggcagggggcgtggcagtcgCTATAAGCGCCATGCCATCCTCCATGATACGGAAGCCTCCCCGGAAACGGACCGCTGGGCGGGCAGCAAACTGGCTGCTGAGGGGGATGTCTACTATGTCCATATAGCCGACATCCTCAAGAGTCGTGAACCGAATCGGGAACTTAAATCGAAACTGCACAAGCTCAAGATGAAGGCTAGGTTGAATAAGTGCCTGGCGGAGGGAGGCAAGGAGAAGTGCACCAAGCTGCTCAAGAAGAAGCCAAAGAAGAAGGTCCTCGAGGAGGGCAAATCCCTGAAGAAGGATCaagccaagaagaaggtcttTGAGGAAGGAAAGACCACTATTACcaaggaggaggagcaggaacTTGACCATCCGGAGACCACTGGACATCACCGCCGACGCGGCGACAGTCACGCTGCAGAGCTCGACCAGCGTGACCGGAGCCCGCGTTGGCGTCGCCGTCGCAGCACCGAGTCCAAGGGCGATCTCGGCCAGCTGCCAGCGGAGCAGCAGCCCCAGTTGGACGAGGAGGAACTGCAGCAGTACGGGAATCAGTCGAGCAGTGCACGAGTGGCCCTGTTGTGGCAACGTGTTAAGCGCAAGTCCGGCAAGACCACGGGTGCACTGAGCCGTCCGAAAGGTGGTGGCGACTCCAGCTCCAAGACCACCAGCCGCAAGGACAAGG GTATCTACGACGAGGAGGCCGGCTACACGCCCGTCCATCCGGACGATGCAGAGTtcgacgaggaggaggaggaggacgaggagGTGGACATCCTGCAGCAGTTCACCGAGGTGTCCGAGATCCGGTTTCCGGGCGAGATCGGCCCCATGGGCGATCGGCGGCTGTGCAAGATCCGCTGTGTGAAGGGCAAGTGGGTGGGTCCGTTGTGCGCCACCAACGAGGAGG ACGACAATGGGAATGTGAAGTTTCAGCCGCTGTACAAAAGCTGCCACGTGAACCGGATACCGTCGCACTTGCTGCTCAGCTACCGCAACATTTCAGTG ACACCGATCCCACCAAATCGCGGCTGGCGTAAAACGCGCTTATCCAAATCGACACTTCTCTCAAATACAGAAATT AATGTGGGATGGGATCTGCCGCACGGACACTCTCTGCAGGCTCGTTGCCAGGAACTGGGAATCTACAAGCTGCTGGGAGAGTCGAGGGTCCTCTGCTCCAATGGACTGTGGGCCCCTCGCATGCCCAGTTGCGTTCCCACCACCGTGCTGACCAACTACTCGGAGGACAGCGCCCCCTCGATCCGCATCAAGGTCTTCAACGGCTCCCACTCCTTCGAACCCTCCGGCGTAATGGCTGTTCCGCCGCACAGCACCGTGCTCATGGACTGCATGTATCCGAGGGTTAGGGGTACGCCGGAGTGGAGCTGGACCAGCTGGTACATGCAGTATTCCACAG GATGGTCGCCGTCCCAGGAGGAGAAGGCCGTGCGCTACCGGCTGAGCATCAAGAACATCGAGAACAACGACTCCGGCACCTTCACCTGCACCTCGCCCCGCGGACTGACCAACAGCATTGCCGTCGTGGTGGCCACTTCGACGTGTCCGCAGCTGACAGAGCCGCTGGCGCCGCTCAAGCTGCGCCTGGAGGGCAACAAGCTGGGCCAGCGGGCGCACTACGAGTGCCCCGATGGCTTCTGGCTGGACGGCGCCCGGAACGCCACCTGTCTGGCCTCCGGCAATTGGTCATCGCCGACGCCGACCTGCCATGCCATCCAGTGTCCGCGTCTGGAGCTGGACGACCCGCACCTCAGCCTGATCGAGCTGAACACCTCGGCATGGGGGCGGGCGGTGTTCAAATGCCAGTGGGGCTTCAAGCTGACCGGACCGGCGCAGCTGGACTGTGAGCCGTCGGGCGTCTGGAGTGGCCCCGTTCCGCGTTGCAAAG TCATCCAGTGCGTGATGCCAGTGGCGCCGCTCAACGGACGCATCGGGGGCACCAGCCTGAGCCAGAGGCGCCTCACCGTGGGCGCCCTGGTCACGTTCAGCTGCAACGACGGGCACAGCCTGGTGGGCGAGTCGAGCATCATCTGCACGGAGAACGGACAGTGGTCGCACTCGCCGCCATTTT GCAAATCGCAGTGCCCCTATCCGGGCGATCCGCCCAACGGTCTGATAGCGCCTCTCAAGTTTAACTACGATGCCGGAGACTACCTGAGTGTCCAGTGCCGGCCAGGATTTGTCCAGAGTTACGAGGGTCCGCCCGAACGGCCCAAGTGCCAGCCGGATGGCCGGTGGTCGGGTCCGATGCCCAAGTGCAAGAGCTACGAGGAGGTGTAA